The following are from one region of the Coccinella septempunctata chromosome 7, icCocSept1.1, whole genome shotgun sequence genome:
- the LOC123317053 gene encoding uncharacterized protein LOC123317053, whose amino-acid sequence MGSEISPILALYVMDDLLDNSISKLKFRIPFIKKFVDDIVLALPEDQIEDTMRCFNSYCKDLQFTIEMEDQEQGVPFLDTKVHRQNIIIKLNWYRKNTSANKFINYHSDHNMNIKINFIKGMKERIIKICHETFKQNALKTLFEILRQNSYPAVLLNKLIYASETTPQPDVQQQEQKDTEEKLYASLPNIKELTSKIKSIFKDEKVLLTTYNKKTVKSLYSTLKDPIPTELKSNVVYQLGCRYCRGVYVGQTSQWVKSRISLHRSDIRRNKDRCALAIHANNLDHQIDLENVKILKIEKNYHKRLIHEMIEIKKGEYTINKKSDIQKLSNIYSYLLEKEKENEFYDGPLDE is encoded by the coding sequence ATGGGGTCAGAAATCAGTCCTATTCTAGCATTATACGTTATGGATGATCTACTTGATAACAGCATAAGTAAACTGAAGTTCAGAATACCCTTTATCAAAAAATTCGTCGATGACATTGTCTTGGCCTTGCCTGAAGATCAGATTGAAGACACAATGAGATGCTTCAACTCCTACTGTAAAGACCTGCAGTTTACTATTGAGATGGAAGATCAGGAGCAAGGAGTTCCTTTTCTCGACACAAAAGTACACCGACAAAACATTATCATTAAATTAAATTGGTATAGAAAAAATACCTCAGCAAACAAGTTTATAAATTATCACTCTGACcataatatgaatataaaaatcaattttattaaGGGAATGAAAGAGAGAATCATCAAAATATGCCATGAAACCTTCAAACAAAATGCATTGAAAACATTATTCGAGATCCTAAGGCAAAATTCATATCCAGCTGTTTTGTTAAATAAACTTATATATGCGTCGGAGACAACACCCCAGCCTGATGTACAACAGCAAGAACAAAAGGACACAGAAGAGAAGCTTTATGCATCCCTCCCTAATATTAAAGAACTGACTTCCAAGATAAAATCTATTTTCAAAGACGAAAAGGTACTTCTGACAACatacaataaaaaaacagtGAAATCACTATATAGCACTCTCAAGGATCCAATACCAACAGAATTAAAGAGCAATGTGGTCTATCAGCTGGGCTGTCGGTATTGTCGGGGTGTGTATGTTGGCCAGACATCCCAATGGGTTAAAAGCAGAATATCCCTACACAGATCAGACATCAGAAGAAACAAGGATCGATGTGCACTGGCAATACATGCTAATAACTTGGACCATCAAATTGATCTTGAAAACGTAAAAATacttaaaatagaaaaaaattatcacaaaAGATTAATACATGAAATGATAGAAATCAAAAAGGGTGAATACACTATAAACAAGAAATCGGACATACAAAAACTCAGCAATATTTACAGCTATTtacttgaaaaagaaaaagaaaatgaattctATGACGGTCCATTGGATGAGTGA